The stretch of DNA GCCGACCACCGCCGGCGGTGCTTCCGCGCCGGCCGATCCGGCGGCGGCGGCGCCGCGCTACCTCCTCATTCGCGCCTGGGGTGCCGGATTTTGGGGCGACGTCGCCCATGTCGGCCACCAGCTTCTCTTGGCCGAGATCACGGGACGGATTCCGGTGGTCTATTGGGGCCGCGAGTCGCGCTACCGGCGGAGCCGCATGGACAATGCCTGGGAGGCGTATTTCCAGCCGGTCTCACCCGTGCGCATCGCCGATCTCGAACGCGACGACTACGACTTCTTTCCGCCGAAATGGACCCACGCCAATCTCCGCACGCCCAGGATCAACAAGGACTCCGGTCCGTGGTCGCGCATCTCCGGCCTGTATCTTCAAAACCGACCGGAGCGGGTCGTGGTCAGCGACTATTTCACCGAGCTTGACGACATCCTGCCCTTTGCCGCGGTCGGGCCGGCGCCGGATGCGGCGGCGAGCGAGGCCCTGCTGGCCGCCTGCTACCGCCGGCACATCAAGCTCATGCCGCACCTCAAGATCGCCATCGAGCGCTTCGCCGCCGAGCTCTTGGCCGAGCGCCCGGTGCTGGGGGTGCATTATCGTGCACCCGCCTTCGTGAAGACGCTCGAATCCGCCGGCAAGGACACGATCGGCGTCGAGACGTATTTCGCCGAGATCGACCGTTTCCTTGAGCACCATCCTTCCGGCTCGGTCTTTCTCATGACCGACTTCGTGCCGGCGCTGGCGGAATTCCAGGCCCGCTACGGCCAACGGCTGAAGACCCGCACCGTGCTTCGGCTGGTCCACGCGGAAGATCAGTCGCTGGAGTACAACACCGCGCTCGACGGCCGCACGCTCGCTACCGAGGTCATCATCGACGTCTATCTGGCGCTGGCATCGGACCGCTTCCTGGGCGACCAGGTCTCGGGTGTCACCCAAGCGGTCGCGCGCCTGAAGGAATGGCCCGCCGACAAGATCACCCTCTTCCGCCGCGCGGGCGCCTGGCCCTTGGGCTTCGTGCGCCAGCACAGCGATCCCACACCCTGGTGGAACCCGCCCGACTAGAAGATGGCATGCGGCCTTTCGCCCGGTCCCGCGCCAAGCAGCAAACGGCCGGTCGCAAACGCGGTCCGCAGCATGGCATTGATGGTTTCGATGCCGAGCGGCGATGCCGGAAAGTGCAGCATGGTCACGTCGGACACATAGTCCGCACGCTGCCACCATATTTCGCCGACCCAGGCCTCGACCTCGGCCCGGGCGCCGTGCCTCAGAACGACGCCATGGTTGCGGTCCAAGACCAGGGCGAGCGGGCCTTCGAGCCGGATCGGTACCCGCAATTCGCGCCGGGCGGTTGGCGACGGCAACCCCGCCTGCGCCCGCATCGTGCCGCCCGGCGAGGGATTGAGCATCCGTGCCGCGTGGTATTCGAGAATTTCTCCCTTGAGCGCGTAGTGAGGCGTGGTGTCGGGCGCCATGGACGGCATCGGCGAGGTCTCGCTGAGGGGGGATTTCCCCAGATTCAGCCTATGGATCCTCCCTTCCGTGTCGGCGGAATTTCGTTCCGTGGCGGCGGAACGCCGCTCCCGGTGCCCCTTGACAGGGTCCCGCGCGGGGCTACCCTCGGATATCTCCGGTTGCAGGATGCAGGCAGAAATGGCCAGCAGCGCCATGGACATCGAGTCCTTGCGTGACGAGATGCGGCAGTTGGTTCGGGCCGCAGCGACGCCGGCCGCTCCCGGAGAGCGGACCAAGGAGACCATCGCCCGCGCCTCTCGGCGCCTGGGGTTCACCTTCGGGCGGACGAAGCGCTATTGGTATCGGGAGATCGCCTACCCATTCGCCCTCGACGTCGAACGGGCGCGATCAATCGGCCGAAAACCGTCCGACGACAGTACGGCCCACAGGCGCGGTGGCGCCCGACCGGCGCAGCACGGAGCCTTCATCCACGACGACCAAGGCGTCGCCTGGAGGCTCGGGTCGCCCGAACTGAAGGAGATTATCGGCCGCAGCGACGGAGAACTTAGCGTCGATCTCGGCGAATACGCGGTCAGATGCCTCGGCTGGATCGAAGCTTGGCACCAGCCGAAGCGGATGTACCTGCGCCTGGCGCCCGATATCGCGCATCCGCGGGCCCTGCTTTCGGTCTTCGAGGTGCTGTGCCTGTCGCAAGAAGTGGCGGTTTCGGTGACGAGCTGGTGCGGGGATCGCTGGATCAAGACGAAGTTCTCGGATGCCGGCAGCGCCGCCCGCTCCTTCGCCGGAGCTCTGGAACGCGCTCAGAAAAGGCGGGCGACGCACTTCACTGCGCACCGCCAATCAGTCGGAACGCTCATTCGCGATCACGATCTGAAGCTCCTGGAGGTCCTTCGGGAGATCGGATCGGCGGGCGCCGAAGTGAGCTTGGCCAGCGCAATCAGCCTGGCCAAATTCAGTAGCGCTGCAGTCTGCATCGCTCATCGCGGAAGCACCGAACCGCATTGGTCGTTCGAGTACCAGCCGCCATCACACCGCGTATTTTCTCCGGAGGAATACAAGTCACTCACGCGCTTTCAAGCTGTCAGTTCTCCCGATCCGGAATACTTTGGATGGTGTGCGTCGTTCTACGACAAGGCTGCTGGCCTAGCCGAGCCGATTGTCGACGATGTGCGCGCGACGGTGAAACGGCGCTACCTTCCACCAATATCGTTTGCCTACCGACGCCTCTTGATCCCGACCAAGGCCTCCGAAGGTGGCGCGATCATGATTGTCGCCTCCCGCCGAGCTGCAAATGCTTGATCCGAGGTTCGGACGCGGTCGTAGGCTCCATAGTGACGGAGAGACCGGCATCCCATGACGCTTGCTCGCGCAGCGGGAATTCATGTAAAGATATTAAACTTAGGCCTTTCATACGCCGCTTGATGCAGGCCCTTCAGGAGTCAACGTCTTGAGCGTGAGGCTAAAAACCACCAACAACTTGGCGCAGGTAGCCGAGTCGCTTCAGACATTGACCCAGACCCATGGCTCGCACCCATCGGTCCCGGACGGCGATGTCGAGCAGGTCTTCGCGCTGAAATGGGCAGTTGCCTGCGAGGAGATGGCGCGAGCGCTCTTGCGGCTATCGGTCGAGCTCGAGGACCAATCGCGCCAACTCAAGGCCGATGCCTTGGCCTGGCGTGACAAGGCGATCGGTCGCCGGCGATGAGCGTTTTCCTGCTGATCGACGAGACGGGCGCACTGTTCGACGCAAGTCGCTGGGAGGTGCGCCTCCGTCTCGGCTGCCAAGGCACGACCTCCGAGGTCATCGCCTCAGCCGTCAAGCAACGTGGCTGGATCGGACTCGCCCATCACGCCACGAGTGTCGAGATCCATATGCGGCGAACGGATCCGGCGCCACGGACGGTCCAGCTTGCGATCGACCTCGTCATGGGAACGCTCGCCAGCAAGATCGTACTCGTGCATTGGGGCAATGAATGGCGTCGAGAGACCTTTGCCTCCCCGGCCGCGGCGATCCTGCGCATCGAGGAGCTGATGGCGGCCGTCTCCTCGTCTGCGCAGGCTGTTCCTTTCCGCTCAACGTCCCGGACTATCCAAGATCTTTGGCGCGACGGGAATCGCACCTTGATCATGGCACTACAACAGTTCCAAAACCGCATCGGCATCATCGACGCTGGCGACGCATGTGCCCTGAGTCATCTACCGGGAATGGGCACGACCTCTGTGTTCGAGCGGCCGAAGCTGAGCACCAGCCTGATTATTCGCGCCGTTTCGCCGTTTGTCCGCTTCTATGATCAACGGCGGCGACCTGCCTTCGAAGGCAAAGATCTCCGTCAGCAACCCAATCCGGATTACAACCGTTGGATCGTGGATACCTTCGATCGAATCATTGACGCAGGTGAACCGCTCCTCGATGACGTCGATGCGGTGGTGCAGCAACCCGACGGTTTACCGCTGCAAATGTCCTACCGTCGAGTCGCCGCTCCCTATAGAACGCCGTCCGGCTCGCAGCTAATCGTCACGACATCCGTGCTCATTCCGCTGCCACGCCGTGATGCGGTGAGTGCGTAGGCGCAGGGATCGGAAGCAACTTTCCTTCAGCGACTAGGCGAGCATCGTGAATGAGCTCTCCGCGCGTCATCCATTCATGACGCACCGCCATTTGATAGGGCGGAGTATTGGGCGATAGCGAAGGCCGAATCCATTGGATACCGGTTTCTACACGCGGCCAACCGTAGACGTCACCCATGCCTTTTGCGTGCAAGACGTCTCTGATGCCGGAGATGTAGAAGTCAGGATCCCAGTCAGCGCAGCCCAGGAGCCGCACGAAGCGGCCTAGCACCTGCGATAGCCGGAAACCGTCCGCTCCCGCGCCGCGGAAGCGCGGATCGATCCAGATTCCACCCGAGAACGTTACACGCCCCTTGATCTTCGGTCCCGAGGGGCAATTGACGACGTAGCTCTCGCCAGGGGGACACTGCGTAAGGGGATCGCCATAGAAAAGCCGCAAGCTCTCGCCGAACTGCTTCAAGTTCATGCCTTGCATGTCCAGCAGGCGGATCGCCGCCGTGGTAACGACGCGACCATCGCAGTCCTCACCTTTGAGCCAGATGAAATTGCTGGAATCGAATTCGTGCAGCCGAAAGTCGAGGACGGGCATCAGCCGTGCTTGCGTCTTCTCGTTGGCAAGGCTCACCGCCCCAAACTCGGTCGGATCCGTCTCGATCGAGAGACGCACGCCGCGCCTCACCGCGATGCGATCGAGCTCGAGCAACGCCTGCTGGATGGTGAGATCGAACGAGCGCGCGGCGGCGGCGGGGTGAGCGAGAGCTGCTTGGGACATGAGAATGGACCTCCTGGGATCGTGAAGCCGACCGAGAACCGGTCGGCGCCCGAAGATCCCAGAGGTCGCGGAGGAATCCGACTCGACAACCAAGAGCCGTAACGACGCGGGTGCGGGAGGCTCGCTGCAGCGCCCGCGCCGCCTCGCATTCAACGAAAATGCGCTGCTAATCGCGCCTATTCGAATCGGCGCCCGAATCGATTCGAGAATCGATCCCTGCGGTAATTTTCAGCGAATCGCCCGATGGCGGCTCCGTGCCTAGCGCCTCATTCGAGCGCGGTGCATTCGATCTCGATGTCGAACTCCATCGGCCAGCCGGCCACGGGCACGAAGGTGCGCGCCGGCGGATCCTTCTGGAAGTAGCGGCCATAGACCTTGTTGATGACACTGTAATAGGCGGCGTTGGCGGCGTAGATGTTGACCTTCACCACCTTGTCGAGGGAGGAGCCGGCGGCCTCGAGCGCACGCTTCAGATTGCGCATGACCGCGTCGGTCTGGGTCTCGATGTCGCCGCGCACGATGGCACCGGTCTCGAGATCCAAGGGCGGCGTGCCGGAGACGAAGACGAAGCCATTCGCCTTCACTACCGGCGACAAGGGCACGCCCAGCTTCTTGATCGCATCCGACATGACGGGGACGTTGACGATGATCTTGCTCATGGCGTGAATTCTCCCAAGGTCGCAGGTGTCGTTGCGAGGGCTGAGGCAGCATCGCCCAGGCCCAAGAGATCCTGGGACACAGACGTCATCCTTTCCTGTCCAAGAAGTTCCGCAGCACATTGGCGGTGATGCGCGAGACGGCATCGTCGACCAGGATCGAACTCGGCCAGGTGATGGAGCCCACGGAAAACACCCGGCCGCCGCTCGCCGTCTCGTGGATGACCATGTCGGCCCCGCCCCCCTCGGGATTGAGCCCCTTGGCCAATACCTGCACGCCCTTGGGCGCGTGCTTGGAGATCTTGTCGGTCTCGTGGCCCGAGGCCCCGCCCGGCACGCGGCGATGCAGGCTCGCCTCGCCGAACGACTGGCCTGCTTGCAAGCCCGTGCCCGCGAACACCCAATGGGCTTCGTCCAAGACCCGGTAGGGCGCGCTGGTCATGATGCCGGCATAGCTGAACACCACGCCGAGAAGGTTGGCTTCGGATTCGACCCGGGCATGAAAGCGGCTTTCGGTGTCCCCACGGTGCAAGCGCTCGCGCTCGTTGCCGTTCTGGTAGATGACCGCGTTCTCGCCCACGAACTCCGCCTCGCAATTGAGCCCGTTGCCGCCGAGATAGAGCAGCCGCCCGCCGCGCTCGAACACCCAGCGCTTGACCCGCCAATACATCTCCCTGGACCAGTATTCCGGATGCGTGCTCAAGACCAGGACGCGGTAACGGTCGAGGTCGACGATGCCGTGATGGAACTGCGTCTCGGCCCAGAGATCGTAGTCGAAGCCTTCCCGTTCCATC from Pseudomonadota bacterium encodes:
- a CDS encoding RidA family protein, coding for MSKIIVNVPVMSDAIKKLGVPLSPVVKANGFVFVSGTPPLDLETGAIVRGDIETQTDAVMRNLKRALEAAGSSLDKVVKVNIYAANAAYYSVINKVYGRYFQKDPPARTFVPVAGWPMEFDIEIECTALE